A single Dermacentor albipictus isolate Rhodes 1998 colony chromosome 3, USDA_Dalb.pri_finalv2, whole genome shotgun sequence DNA region contains:
- the LOC139057099 gene encoding uncharacterized protein: MGLRHTKVTGSRYIMKLGKKSLMQMLRCNEESVRAVQAHVREVQYASVKFKHAQGRIGRRQSQPLNKFMQGGDNALSQGGQPNAVSFKEKLQVWCIERDVPHVTITHLLQVMRSHACFSGLPKSARALLSTPRLAYGVKPMGSGQYCHFGLTEGLQEALKNVLPVPDPLILHVNVDGLSLTKSTRDQFWPILCRAANCESSKPFPIGIYYGQSKALQPNTFLQQFVFDLKIALHHGVTVGSQLIHVELGAIICDAPAKAYILGIKGHSGYFSCPKCTTEGNHKHGRMCFPELDAPLRTDASFRNVDQEDHHIMDTILKDLPIDLIRQVPLDYMHLTCLGVVRKLLLLWIKGEKAYRIGKRSRESVSGASTEIRHYVPSEMSRKPRSLSDIDRWKASEFRLLMLYTGPVVLKSRIPDNLADNFMVLHVAMSILCSPLSCTRNLEYAERLLVHFVKVFIEIYGEHAVSLNVHCLVHVVDDVRVHGPLHGYSAFPFENYMPRLKKYVRKPEKPLQQLYNRIMEERALASMSSRPETCIALDSGSVCFTEKEKLLMRHDNGPLPLGCVGPQYKGFLFSQDATIKVNKRDCTCMLNDGSFVKVENIAVCAVSHMPVLVGRKYQKLEDLYTYPCKSSLINIFLTYHF, encoded by the exons ATGGGTCTGCGACACACCAAGGTGACCGGCAGtcggtacatcatgaagctgggcAAGAAAAGTCTGATGCAGATGCTCAGGTGCAACGAAGAGTCGGTCAGGGCTGTCCAGGCGCATGTTAGAGAGGTACAATATGCCAGCGTGAAGTTCAAACATGCACAGGGAAGGATCGGGCGTCGTCAAAGTCAGCCGCTGAATAAGTTCATGCAAGGAG GTGATAATGCATTGTCCCAAGGAGGCCAGCCAAACGCAGTTTCCTTCAAGGAAAAGCTGCAGGTCTGGTGCATAGAGAGAGATGTGCCCCATGTTACCATCACACATTTATTGCAGGTTATGCGCTCACATGCTTGCTTTTCTGGCCTCCCGAAATCTGCCAGAGCTCTCTTGTCAACGCCAAGGTTAGCATATGGTGTTAAACCAATGGGTTCAGGCCAGTATTGTCATTTTGGTTTAACTGAGGGCCTTCAGGAGGCATTGAAAAATGTTCTGCCTGTGCCTGACCCACTCATACTCCATGTGAATGTAGATGGACTATCTTTGACAAAAAGCACACGAGACCAGTTCTGGCCTATTCTCTGCAGAGCAGCAAATTGTGAAAGCAGTAAGCCATTTCCAATTGGCATTTATTATGGCCAGTCTAAGGCTTTGCAGCCTAACACATTCCTACAGCAGTTTGTGTTTGACTTGAAAATAGCCCTGCATCATGGTGTTACTGTTGGAAGCCAACTGATCCATGTAGAACTTGGTGCAATAATCTGTGATGCACCTGCTAAGGCTTATATTCTGGGCATTAAGGGTCACAGTGGATACTTCAGCTGTCCGAAATGCACTACCGAAGGGAATCATAAACATGGTCGTATGTGCTTCCCTGAACTCGATGCCCCATTGCGAACAGATGCAAGCTTTCGTAATGTAGATCAGGAAGATCACCATATTATGGACACAATCCTCAAGGATCTTCCCATTGACTTGATTAGGCAGGTTCCACTTGACTATATGCACCTGACTTGCTTAGGTGTTGTTCGTAAACTTCTGCTGCTCTGGATTAAAGGAGAAAAGGCCTATAGGATAGGAAAACGATCAAGAGAGTCTGTGTCTGGAGCAAGTACTGAAATACGGCACTATGTGCCATCAGAGATGTCTCGAAAGCCGAGAAGCTTGTCAGACATTGACAGGTGGAAGGCTTCAGAGTTCCGGCTTCTTATGCTGTACACTGGCCCCGTGGTCCTGAAGTCAAGGATACCTGATAATCTGGCAGACAATTTTATGGTGTTGCACGTCGCCATGAGCATTCTGTGTAGCCCGCTGTCATGCACTCGGAACTTGGAGTATGCAGAGAGGTTGCTTGTGCATTTTGTTAAAGTGTTCATTGAAATATATGGTGAGCATGCTGTTTCACTCAATGTCCACTGTTTGGTTCACGTCGTAGACGACGTTCGAGTTCATGGACCTCTGCATGGTTACAGTGCATTCCCCTTCGAAAATTACATGCCTAGGCTAAAGAAGTATGTCAGAAAGCCTGAAAAGCCTCTTCAGCAACTTTACAATCGAATTATGGAAGAGCGGGCATTGGCTAGCATGTCCAGCAGACCAGAAACTTGTATTGCTCTTGATTCAGGCTCTGTATGCTTCACAGAAAAGGAAAAACTGCTGATGAGGCATGATAATGGACCACTTCCACTAGGTTGTGTAGGACCTCAGTACAAAGGTTTTCTATTTTCTCAAGATGCCACCATAAAAGTGAACAAGAGGGACTGCACATGTATGCTAAATGATGGTAGCTTTGTCAAAGTTGAAAACATTGCAGTCTGTGCTGTGAGCCACATGCCTGTGCTTGTTGGGAGGAAGTACCAGAAATTGGAAGACCTCTATACTTATCCATGCAAATCCTCTCTCATTAACATATTTTTGACTTATCACTTCTGA